One region of Callithrix jacchus isolate 240 chromosome 16, calJac240_pri, whole genome shotgun sequence genomic DNA includes:
- the ZNF251 gene encoding zinc finger protein 251 isoform X3, which yields MYEGRGTAGPAIQLHNSEVGTKKELSILSQKFSEEVKTPEFVSRRLLRNNTQAAECQEVWSPPGDKLEDNLGNSAWQSLNKPRIHKGILTEATVHRERSSGERTQECSAFDRNLNLNQNVVRLQRNKTRERVFKCDICSKTFKYNSDLSRHQRSHTGEKPYECGRCGRAFTHSSNLVLHHHIHTGDKPFKCDECGKTFGLNSHLRLHRRIHTGEKPFGCGECGKAFSRSSTLIQHRIIHTGEKPYKCNECGRAFSQSPQLTQHQRIHTGEKPHECSHCGKAFSRSSSLIQHERIHTGEKPHKCNQCGKAFSQSSSLFLHHRVHTGEKPYVCNECGRAFGFNSHLTEHVRIHTGEKPYVCNECGKAFSRSSTLVQHRRVHTGEKPYQCIECGKAFSQSSQLTLHQRVHTGEKPYECGACGKAFSRRSTLTQHQKIHSGETRKCRKRGPAFVHGSSFTPNGQIPTGEKQSRAFNHGANLILCWTIHTGEKSFGYNECGKAFSPTSQPTEDQKMHTEEKPYKCQECRKAFSGNSTHIQYQVTHTGGKPCHCSMCGKAFSQSSQLTHQQTHAGEKPTLNDGSKRYFIHIKKIFQERHF from the exons ATGTACGAGGGAAGAGGCACCGCTGGGCCTGCCATACAGCTGCACA ATTCCGAGGTTGGGACCAAGAAGGAACTATCTATTTTAAGCCAAAAATTTTCTGAAGAGGTAAAAACTCCAGAATTTGTATCAAGAAGACTCTTAAGGAATAACACACAGGCAGCTGAATGTCAGGAAGTATGGAGCCCTCCTGGGGACAAACTGGAAGACAACCTGGGAAATTCTGCCTGGCAGAGTTTGAACAAACCACGTATTCACAAGGGAATTTTAACAGAAGCTACCGTGCACAGGGAAAGATCTTCAGGAGAAAGAACCCAAGAGTGTAGTGCATTTGACAGAAACTTGAATCTGAACCAAAATGTTGTTAgacttcaaagaaataaaacaagagagaGGGTCTTTAAATGTGATATATGCAGCAAAACCTTCAAATATAATTCAGACCTAAGTAGACATCAGAGAAGTCACACTGGGGAGAAGCCATACGAATGTGGTCGATGTGGGCGAGCCTTTACTCACAGCTCAAACCTTGTTCTGCATCATCACATTCACACTGGAGATAAACCATTTAAATGTGATGAATGTGGGAAAACTTTTGGACTCAATTCTCACCTCCGTCTTCATcggagaattcacactggagaaaaaccctTTGGGTGTGGTGAGTGTGGGAAGGCTTTCAGTCGAAGCTCAACTCTTATTCAACATCGGATAattcacacaggagagaaaccctacaaatgtaatgaatgtggaagGGCCTTTAGCCAGAGCCCCCAGTTAACTCAgcatcagagaattcacactggagagaagccccATGAATGCAGTCACTGTGGGAAGGCCTTCAGTCGAAGTTCCAGCCTCATTCAGCAtgagagaattcacactggagagaagccccATAAATGCAATCAGTGTGGGAAGGCCTTCAGTCAAAGCTCAAGCCTTTTTCTCCATCATAGggttcatactggagagaaaccctatgtaTGTAATGAATGTGGTAGAGCCTTTGGTTTTAACTCTCATCTTACTGAACATGTAAGGATTCACACAGGAGAAAAACCCTATGTTTGTAATGAGTGCGGCAAAGCCTTTAGtcggagttccactcttgttcaGCATCGAAGAGTTCACACTGGGGAGAAGCCCTACCAATGCATTGAGTGTGGGAAAGCTTTCAGCCAAAGCTCCCAACTCACCCTACACCAGCgagttcacactggagagaaaccctatgaatgtggTGCCTGTGGGAAGGCTTTCAGCCGGAGGTCAACCCTCACTCAGCATCAGAAAATTCACAGTGGAGAGACTCGCAAGTGCCGAAAACGTGGTCCAGCCTTTGTTCATGGTTCTAGCTTTACACCAAATGGACAGATTCCCACTGGAGAGAAACAGAGCAGGGCCTTTAATCATGGTGCAAATCTCATTCTATGCTGGACAATTCACACTGGTGAGAAATCCTTTGGATAtaatgaatgtggaaaagctttcagtcCCACCTCACAACCCACTGAAGATCAGAAAATGCATACTGAGGAAAAGCCCTATAAATGTCAAGAATGTAGAAAAGCCTTCAGTGGGAATTCAACCCATATTCAATATCAGGTAACTCACACTGGTGGGAAACCATGTCATTGTAGTatgtgtgggaaagccttcagccAGAGTTCACAACTCACACATCAGCAGACTCATGCTGGagagaaacccactttaaatgaTGGATCTAAAAGATACTTTATTCATATCAAAAAGATTTTCcaagaaagacatttttaa